Proteins co-encoded in one Flavobacterium sp. M31R6 genomic window:
- a CDS encoding Abi family protein, translating into MANKDPKTVTEQIELLRQRGLLFHNEELVPHFLENISYYRLKGYWWEMQSNKVQHKFDDNSYFEEVIDLYNFDRHLRLLMFDAIERIEVALRTKLIYHLSLTYGPLWYLDYSIFTDGINQMSIAGHLSNEITRSKEQFIIEHKSKHKNELPEAWKALEVASMGSLSKIYKNLNHQLPEKSTIALQFGFNSHSDFSSFLEATTVIRNVIAHHSRLWNNNITIKYLWPKNLKKNPITYIPDENQRAKLFPLFSLVVYTLENVSPNSSIKGKFYSLLDEYPNVPVHKMGFPENWRTQPIWV; encoded by the coding sequence ATGGCTAACAAAGATCCAAAAACAGTAACGGAACAAATTGAATTATTAAGACAAAGAGGTTTGTTATTTCATAATGAAGAATTAGTGCCTCATTTCCTTGAAAACATTAGTTATTATCGTTTAAAAGGATATTGGTGGGAAATGCAATCTAATAAAGTACAACACAAATTTGACGATAACAGTTACTTTGAAGAAGTTATAGATTTATATAATTTCGACAGACATTTACGTCTACTGATGTTTGATGCAATAGAAAGGATTGAAGTGGCTTTGAGAACAAAATTAATTTATCATTTATCACTGACTTATGGCCCATTATGGTATTTAGATTATTCCATTTTTACAGACGGAATAAATCAAATGTCAATAGCTGGTCATTTAAGTAATGAAATTACAAGAAGTAAAGAACAATTTATAATAGAGCATAAAAGTAAGCACAAAAATGAATTACCCGAAGCATGGAAAGCATTGGAGGTCGCATCAATGGGGTCATTATCTAAAATATATAAAAACCTAAACCATCAATTACCAGAAAAATCCACAATTGCTTTACAATTTGGGTTTAATTCTCACAGCGATTTTTCAAGTTTTCTAGAAGCAACTACAGTAATAAGAAATGTAATAGCGCATCATTCCAGGTTATGGAATAATAATATTACAATTAAATATTTGTGGCCAAAAAATTTAAAAAAAAATCCTATCACTTATATTCCAGACGAAAATCAAAGAGCTAAATTATTTCCTTTATTTTCACTAGTAGTTTATACATTAGAAAATGTTAGTCCAAATAGTTCTATCAAAGGTAAGTTCTATAGTTTATTAGATGAGTATCCAAACGTTCCTGTACACAAAATGGGTTTCCCGGAAAATTGGCGAACGCAACCAATATGGGTATAA
- the pdxA gene encoding 4-hydroxythreonine-4-phosphate dehydrogenase PdxA, with translation MMKKAENIIVGISIGDLNGIGSEVILKTFEDSRMLELCTPVIFANVKILSFVRKNFESTVALHGIDKLDQIVIGKVNVFNLWREGIDLNLGTNDEKVGEYAIKSFVAATKALKEGVIDVLVTAPINKYNIQSEEFKFPGHTDYLNQELEGDALMLMVQDNLRVGLLTDHIPINEVASHLTEELIFKKIETINRTLIQDFSINKPKIAVLGLNPHCGDGGVIGTEDDTVLKPALKKLFEKGTLVFGPFPADGFFGSNQYEKYDAVIATYHDQGLIPFKTLSFGNGVNYTAGLNKIRTSPDHGTAYDIAGKNIADYNSFKEAVYLAIDVYNSRNQYAEISEKPLKTKEKQL, from the coding sequence ATTATGAAAAAAGCAGAAAATATAATCGTAGGAATTTCAATAGGAGATTTAAACGGTATTGGAAGCGAAGTCATTCTAAAAACATTCGAAGACTCTCGCATGTTAGAATTATGCACTCCTGTTATCTTTGCCAACGTAAAGATACTTTCGTTCGTCAGAAAGAATTTTGAATCCACTGTCGCCTTACACGGTATCGACAAATTGGATCAAATTGTGATCGGCAAAGTCAACGTCTTCAATCTTTGGAGAGAAGGAATTGATTTAAACCTTGGAACAAATGATGAAAAAGTAGGTGAATATGCTATAAAATCATTCGTAGCCGCCACCAAAGCACTAAAAGAAGGCGTTATAGACGTATTGGTCACAGCACCTATAAATAAATACAACATTCAATCAGAAGAGTTCAAATTCCCAGGACATACTGATTATTTAAACCAAGAACTAGAAGGTGATGCCCTAATGTTAATGGTGCAAGACAACCTAAGAGTTGGTTTATTAACAGATCACATTCCTATTAATGAAGTGGCTTCACATTTAACCGAAGAGTTAATCTTTAAGAAAATCGAAACCATCAATCGAACTTTGATTCAGGATTTTAGCATCAACAAACCCAAAATTGCCGTATTGGGACTTAATCCACATTGCGGAGATGGCGGAGTTATTGGAACCGAAGATGACACTGTATTGAAACCCGCATTGAAAAAATTATTCGAAAAAGGAACTTTAGTTTTTGGCCCTTTCCCGGCAGACGGTTTCTTCGGCAGCAATCAATATGAAAAATATGATGCTGTTATTGCAACCTATCACGATCAAGGCTTAATACCTTTCAAAACATTATCATTTGGTAATGGAGTAAACTATACCGCTGGGTTGAACAAAATAAGAACTTCCCCAGATCATGGAACTGCTTATGATATTGCCGGAAAAAATATAGCCGACTATAATTCTTTCAAAGAGGCTGTTTATCTTGCTATTGATGTGTATAATTCAAGAAATCAATACGCGGAAATCAGCGAGAAGCCTTTAAAAACAAAAGAAAAACAGTTATAA
- a CDS encoding riboflavin synthase → MFTGIIETLGIVQEVKKEQDNIHVTVESSITGELKIDQSVAHNGICLTVVAIEGHHYTVTAIGETINKTNISSWKVGDSVNLERAMKLGDRLDGHIVQGHVDQIGTCVLVKETNGSWFYTFEYDSALQNITIEKGSITVNGVSLTVVDSGKSNFSVAIIPYTHEHTNFNSFVVGTKVNLEFDVIGKYVSRLYGNK, encoded by the coding sequence ATGTTTACAGGAATTATTGAAACACTTGGGATTGTCCAAGAAGTTAAAAAAGAGCAGGATAATATTCATGTTACTGTTGAATCTTCGATAACGGGAGAGTTGAAAATCGATCAGAGTGTTGCTCATAACGGAATATGCTTAACAGTGGTTGCCATAGAAGGGCATCATTATACGGTTACTGCAATAGGGGAAACTATAAATAAGACCAATATTTCAAGTTGGAAGGTAGGGGACAGTGTTAATCTGGAAAGAGCGATGAAATTAGGGGATCGCCTGGATGGGCATATTGTACAAGGTCATGTCGACCAGATAGGTACTTGTGTTTTGGTTAAAGAAACTAATGGAAGTTGGTTTTATACCTTTGAGTATGATTCTGCTTTGCAAAATATTACAATAGAAAAAGGTTCTATTACAGTAAATGGGGTTAGCTTGACTGTAGTGGATTCAGGTAAAAGTAATTTTAGCGTAGCAATTATACCTTATACACACGAACATACTAATTTTAATTCGTTTGTTGTTGGAACCAAAGTAAATTTGGAATTTGATGTAATTGGGAAGTATGTTTCCAGGTTATATGGGAATAAATAA
- a CDS encoding SIR2 family protein gives MKHFFYKGSQDTLLKESDFEKIKENIKKDLSKILDTRNLSFLIGSGCSLGKNGIPTMKQLADNLFEPKADLNENLKDKVFEAKHIEILEKFKINYKNEPFRSNLETFLGTLYSYRFYLEKLQEAEEMAFDTDLKDLNLIIERTKDYILYECLNEKNKGNDGNIVDVYQQFYRKLSLRDSNLQKPNVFTTNYDLFSERAMDNLGISYTNGFSGFVERFFNPSIFNYALAEQMDISSLKWSVIDSFIYLFKIHGSVNWVEKESNNKLFSIQELQDVNYAKLKTEANYMIYPSPLKQNASLGSPYADLFREFQKRITQKQSTLVTMGFSFGDEHINNIIYQALTIPSFRLVIFSDIGNHVDGKYEASRKNIEKLKDLNDPRIWIIGTDAEYDGLLQEGKIIEKDHKELHFFDTIANDLFPDFTQDDIDEANKKLIELIRTKGKGND, from the coding sequence ATGAAACATTTTTTTTACAAAGGAAGTCAAGACACACTATTAAAGGAGTCAGATTTTGAAAAAATAAAGGAGAATATTAAAAAAGATTTATCTAAAATACTGGATACTAGAAATCTTTCTTTTTTAATTGGTTCAGGCTGTTCATTAGGAAAGAATGGTATTCCAACGATGAAGCAATTAGCAGATAATCTCTTTGAACCTAAAGCTGATTTGAATGAAAATTTAAAAGATAAAGTTTTTGAAGCTAAACATATTGAGATTCTAGAAAAATTTAAAATCAATTATAAAAATGAGCCTTTTAGATCAAATCTGGAGACTTTTTTGGGAACATTGTACAGTTATAGGTTTTATTTAGAGAAACTCCAAGAAGCAGAGGAAATGGCTTTCGATACGGATTTAAAGGATTTAAATTTGATAATAGAAAGAACCAAGGACTATATCTTATATGAATGTTTAAACGAAAAAAACAAAGGTAATGATGGTAATATTGTTGATGTATATCAGCAGTTTTACAGAAAACTTTCCTTAAGGGATAGTAATTTGCAGAAACCAAATGTCTTTACAACTAATTACGACTTGTTTTCGGAACGTGCGATGGACAATCTAGGGATTTCGTACACCAATGGGTTTTCCGGGTTTGTGGAACGTTTCTTTAATCCTTCGATTTTTAATTATGCCCTTGCTGAACAAATGGACATTAGTTCGCTAAAATGGAGTGTTATTGATAGCTTCATTTATTTGTTCAAAATTCATGGATCGGTTAACTGGGTCGAAAAGGAAAGTAATAATAAGCTTTTTAGTATTCAAGAACTTCAAGATGTAAACTACGCCAAGCTTAAAACCGAAGCAAATTATATGATCTATCCATCGCCACTAAAACAAAATGCCAGTTTAGGATCACCCTATGCTGATTTATTTAGAGAATTTCAAAAAAGGATCACACAAAAGCAAAGTACATTGGTAACTATGGGATTTAGTTTCGGTGATGAGCATATTAATAATATTATCTACCAAGCATTAACTATACCATCCTTTAGACTGGTAATATTTTCAGACATAGGAAATCATGTTGACGGTAAATATGAAGCTAGTCGAAAAAATATTGAAAAGCTAAAGGACTTAAATGATCCTAGAATATGGATAATTGGTACAGATGCCGAATATGATGGTCTATTGCAGGAAGGAAAAATAATAGAGAAGGATCATAAAGAATTACATTTTTTTGACACGATTGCAAATGACTTGTTTCCTGACTTTACACAAGATGATATTGATGAAGCCAATAAAAAGCTAATAGAATTAATCAGGACTAAAGGAAAGGGAAATGATTAA
- a CDS encoding SIR2 family protein: MEKEKIFELIRKEEILLFAGAGLSRYAGYPSGKELAERMHAGLTPSEQEEIELTFNLLQVTEDIYNIKNGNKNYLINILKNEFQKEPNSTETHQLLAKIPQIKTIITTNYDDLFERTNKNLEVIRRSSDYSIANTKKQELFKIHGDLTDTKNIILTKSDYNNFFIENKDETIFWTAVKDRLASKHILFIGYALEDENIRFMFERILRELGDVRKELFFVAPSINLPTKKFLNRKGINYIESSGEDLIKEIDEDLKLNYIPGLTKGDGSADTAFNYGLLNQIDFQISKRKDALQIGKFSSLQGLGRSEIKFNLELPDDKKDKILDALNGKNFDDVILDAEIIKDFSHFFNDIRISNRDNIKKLWVKKVPHIHGNFEFVFEDGFEMDNYKMEIFIINPEENKSHIKIVFIDFTVIIEIIFNDDNTQYKINIHPNKLISSVKSGLNFYNIISRIVNNQTFKLFKENKLFYAYDNRIQFEEDTFDAKTLLDYFQKLKKIEQHFNVKFSNLDFNQINEKIVEKVIAYIENRALIVKFDGLTFVNKNRDEINSLLETCKDKGVFLASENIKSTYSLHGLDFETGYLNQIIVDAFIVNREDLIKNNTNKVELKSRSESMQIQFCEEKDMLLNQHNSEQ, from the coding sequence ATGGAAAAAGAAAAAATTTTTGAATTAATCAGAAAAGAGGAAATCTTATTATTTGCAGGTGCAGGTTTGTCAAGGTATGCTGGATATCCTTCAGGCAAAGAATTGGCAGAACGAATGCATGCCGGATTAACACCAAGCGAGCAGGAGGAAATTGAGTTAACTTTTAATTTACTTCAAGTTACAGAAGATATCTACAATATTAAAAACGGGAATAAAAACTACTTAATTAATATTTTAAAAAATGAGTTTCAAAAAGAACCTAATTCCACTGAAACTCATCAACTTTTGGCAAAAATTCCACAAATCAAAACGATTATAACTACTAATTACGATGATCTTTTTGAAAGAACAAACAAAAATCTGGAAGTGATTCGTAGAAGCTCTGATTATTCAATTGCTAATACCAAAAAACAAGAATTATTTAAAATACATGGTGACCTTACTGATACTAAAAATATTATTTTAACAAAGTCGGATTACAATAATTTTTTCATTGAAAACAAAGATGAAACAATTTTTTGGACGGCAGTCAAAGATAGGTTAGCTTCCAAACATATTTTATTCATTGGGTATGCTTTAGAAGATGAAAACATAAGGTTTATGTTTGAAAGAATATTGAGAGAATTAGGCGACGTGAGAAAAGAATTGTTTTTTGTAGCTCCATCAATTAATCTACCCACAAAGAAATTTTTAAATCGAAAAGGTATTAATTATATAGAAAGCTCTGGGGAAGACCTAATTAAAGAAATAGATGAAGATTTAAAATTAAATTATATTCCTGGACTAACTAAAGGGGATGGTTCTGCAGATACGGCATTTAATTATGGGTTATTAAATCAAATCGACTTTCAAATTAGCAAACGCAAAGATGCTTTACAAATTGGCAAATTTTCTTCACTACAAGGTTTAGGAAGATCGGAAATAAAATTTAATCTCGAATTACCAGACGACAAAAAGGATAAAATATTAGATGCACTCAATGGTAAAAATTTTGATGATGTCATATTGGATGCTGAAATCATCAAAGACTTTAGTCATTTTTTTAACGATATTCGGATTTCGAATAGAGACAATATTAAAAAATTATGGGTAAAAAAAGTTCCTCATATTCATGGTAATTTTGAATTTGTTTTTGAAGATGGGTTTGAAATGGACAATTATAAAATGGAGATTTTTATAATTAATCCTGAAGAAAACAAATCTCATATAAAAATTGTGTTTATTGATTTTACGGTAATTATTGAAATTATTTTTAATGACGACAATACGCAATATAAAATTAATATTCATCCAAACAAACTGATTTCTTCTGTAAAAAGTGGTTTAAACTTTTACAATATAATTTCAAGAATAGTTAATAATCAAACATTTAAACTCTTTAAAGAGAACAAACTATTTTATGCCTATGACAATAGAATCCAATTTGAAGAAGATACTTTTGACGCCAAAACTCTTTTAGATTACTTTCAGAAATTAAAAAAAATTGAGCAACATTTTAACGTGAAATTTTCTAATCTAGACTTTAATCAGATAAATGAAAAGATTGTGGAGAAAGTAATAGCATATATAGAAAATAGAGCTCTTATAGTTAAATTTGACGGATTAACTTTCGTAAATAAAAATAGAGATGAGATAAATAGTTTATTAGAAACATGTAAAGACAAAGGAGTTTTCCTAGCGTCGGAAAATATTAAGTCGACTTATTCTTTACATGGTTTGGATTTTGAAACAGGTTATTTAAACCAAATTATTGTAGATGCTTTTATAGTGAATAGAGAAGATTTAATAAAAAACAATACGAATAAAGTTGAGTTAAAAAGTAGATCTGAATCTATGCAAATTCAATTTTGTGAAGAGAAAGACATGCTTTTAAATCAACATAATTCAGAGCAGTAA
- a CDS encoding site-specific integrase → MKASVKIILKKTMLNDGTFPINLRITINRKSKFYKTPYNVLPKFWNNKANEFTSKFPNYLQCNRILNSIKQDASKILNKMIEEGHSYSLESFDSLFRPEEVKKLSFIAYFEERKLQLKESGKISSSCSYRDTISALMRFRSTIITYDFTKINYDFLIAFESHLRAHDCNDGGIGVYMRNIRAIYNSAIKSKIVSSEFYPFKDYIISKLKSSKVKKALSKQDLQLLLDYDISENKEGAKALYAYLFSFYCRGMNFTDVAELKWEDVDLSSFSYIRNKTQVKLNVKIPNNNYTKTILNYFKIYRPFDTDYIFPILDKDEKLYTKEELRDRKKSVLNYYGKLLNIIALQCGIKNKVTFYTARHTFATISLKKGINTVMIKQALGHQSIKTTETYLEDFNTTDLDFAFENLI, encoded by the coding sequence ATGAAAGCTAGTGTAAAAATCATCCTAAAAAAAACAATGCTTAATGATGGCACTTTTCCAATTAATTTAAGAATAACGATAAACAGAAAATCGAAATTCTACAAAACCCCTTACAATGTATTACCAAAATTTTGGAACAACAAAGCAAATGAATTTACATCTAAATTCCCAAATTATTTGCAATGTAATCGAATATTAAATTCGATAAAACAAGATGCTTCCAAAATATTAAATAAAATGATTGAGGAAGGTCATAGCTATTCTCTTGAATCATTTGACTCTTTATTTAGACCTGAAGAAGTTAAAAAACTAAGCTTTATCGCTTATTTTGAGGAGAGAAAACTTCAATTAAAAGAATCTGGAAAAATAAGTTCAAGCTGTTCCTATCGTGACACCATTTCTGCTCTTATGAGATTTAGATCAACAATTATAACTTACGATTTTACAAAAATTAATTACGATTTTCTAATAGCTTTTGAATCTCATTTACGAGCTCATGACTGTAACGATGGTGGTATTGGCGTATATATGCGCAATATTAGAGCAATATATAACTCAGCAATAAAATCTAAAATTGTTTCTAGTGAATTTTATCCTTTTAAAGATTATATAATTTCAAAATTGAAATCCAGTAAAGTAAAGAAGGCTTTAAGTAAACAAGATTTACAACTATTACTGGACTATGACATATCTGAAAACAAAGAGGGTGCGAAAGCATTGTATGCTTATCTATTTAGTTTTTACTGCCGAGGCATGAATTTCACAGATGTAGCTGAGTTAAAATGGGAAGATGTTGATTTAAGCAGTTTTTCGTATATTAGAAATAAAACGCAAGTAAAATTAAATGTAAAAATTCCAAATAATAATTATACGAAAACTATTCTAAACTACTTTAAAATTTATCGACCATTTGATACCGATTATATTTTCCCAATTTTAGACAAAGATGAAAAGCTATACACAAAAGAAGAATTGAGAGATAGAAAAAAAAGTGTTTTAAATTATTATGGAAAACTTCTCAACATTATTGCACTCCAATGTGGTATTAAAAACAAAGTGACTTTTTATACTGCTAGACACACCTTCGCAACAATATCTTTAAAAAAAGGTATCAATACCGTTATGATTAAGCAAGCCTTAGGACATCAATCTATTAAAACAACTGAAACTTATTTGGAAGATTTCAACACTACAGATTTAGATTTCGCCTTTGAGAACTTAATCTAA
- a CDS encoding ATP-binding protein, which yields MIKDDKQRVIGKLISINSDKFTVELLNQSINFTINGFEDIYQYAQINGYVVLPYQDFYIIAEIFGVRERDSDIKWQGEKEQILNKSNSVKYLDINPIGTIQKRKFRYGVSIFPTLYTDVLYIKKEELDTIFEYNDDSIKIEENKDSTKLKLLEIGTSTIFPDYKVKININDFFGAHSSVLGNTGSGKSCTISSMIQTLFQKDNYSAVGASFLFFDVNGEYHRAFSQLNNSDIDVKYFSINGTRNDESFEYMNEIKRTIEYENFKLPHWFLNIDEWALLLQATEKTQLPILRSALGFSQNMDDISKNHLYASNIMYVFENWDSPVAKRQRIGSLVEKAGFTDVDMSKYDARFGNFPPGEEEKFKQAVNNHINIDEFIFPKFNYEKFDFGSLGEHLDEALLYEEYHGNKQIRDYCSSLITRYKSLSEREEFNFLTQNKNEIGKEIFLDNLLGLKDKKKKTQITIIDLNSVEDEVVEVVSCVITRLIFERLKTIPKRNSFPVNLVLEEAHRYISEHKNSHFGEANKIFERVAKEGRKYGLFLMVSSQRPSELSKTVLSQCSNFIVHRIQNPDDLNHIRQMTPHISANILYRLPSIPTQHALVFGSSVQIPTLFKVNDANPLPNSANSDIIKHWFIPKNNFVE from the coding sequence ATGATTAAAGATGACAAACAAAGAGTAATTGGAAAACTAATCAGTATAAATTCCGATAAGTTCACCGTTGAGTTATTGAATCAATCAATAAATTTTACCATAAATGGATTTGAGGATATTTATCAGTATGCTCAGATCAACGGATATGTGGTATTACCTTATCAAGATTTTTACATTATTGCTGAAATTTTTGGAGTTAGAGAACGAGATTCCGATATAAAATGGCAAGGAGAAAAAGAGCAAATTCTCAACAAATCCAATTCAGTTAAATATCTCGATATAAACCCTATTGGAACTATTCAAAAAAGGAAATTCAGATATGGGGTGTCTATATTTCCAACTTTATATACAGATGTTTTGTATATCAAAAAAGAAGAATTAGATACTATTTTTGAATACAATGACGATTCTATAAAAATAGAAGAAAACAAAGATTCTACTAAATTAAAACTACTAGAAATAGGGACTTCAACGATATTTCCTGATTATAAAGTAAAAATAAATATCAATGATTTTTTTGGTGCACATTCCTCAGTTTTAGGAAATACCGGAAGTGGAAAATCATGTACCATTTCGTCTATGATTCAAACTCTTTTTCAAAAAGATAATTATAGTGCTGTGGGTGCATCGTTCCTGTTTTTTGATGTAAATGGAGAATATCACAGAGCCTTCAGTCAGTTAAATAACAGTGATATTGATGTGAAATATTTTTCCATTAATGGAACAAGAAATGATGAATCATTCGAATACATGAATGAAATAAAAAGAACTATTGAATATGAAAATTTCAAATTACCACATTGGTTCCTGAATATCGATGAATGGGCGTTACTTTTGCAAGCTACTGAAAAAACCCAGTTACCAATTTTGAGAAGTGCTTTAGGCTTTTCACAAAATATGGATGACATTTCGAAAAATCATTTATATGCAAGCAATATTATGTATGTTTTTGAAAATTGGGATTCGCCAGTTGCAAAAAGACAACGGATAGGTTCTCTTGTTGAAAAGGCAGGATTTACAGATGTTGACATGTCAAAATACGACGCTCGATTTGGAAATTTTCCTCCAGGTGAAGAGGAAAAATTCAAACAAGCCGTAAACAATCATATTAATATTGATGAATTTATTTTTCCAAAATTTAATTACGAAAAATTTGATTTTGGTTCGCTAGGTGAACATTTGGACGAGGCCCTATTATATGAAGAGTATCATGGTAATAAGCAAATTAGAGACTATTGTTCAAGTCTAATTACACGATATAAAAGTTTAAGTGAAAGGGAAGAATTCAATTTTTTAACTCAAAACAAAAATGAAATCGGCAAAGAAATCTTTTTAGACAATTTATTAGGATTGAAGGATAAAAAAAAGAAAACCCAAATTACAATTATAGATTTAAACTCAGTCGAAGATGAAGTTGTTGAGGTTGTTTCTTGCGTCATTACTAGATTAATTTTTGAAAGACTTAAAACGATCCCTAAAAGAAATTCCTTCCCAGTCAATTTGGTTTTAGAAGAAGCACATCGTTATATTTCCGAACATAAAAATTCTCACTTTGGAGAAGCTAACAAAATTTTTGAAAGAGTTGCTAAAGAAGGAAGAAAATATGGTTTGTTCTTAATGGTTTCTTCTCAAAGACCAAGTGAGTTATCAAAAACTGTTTTGTCTCAATGCAGTAATTTCATCGTGCATAGAATTCAAAATCCAGATGATTTGAACCACATAAGGCAAATGACACCACATATTTCAGCCAATATTTTATATCGTTTACCATCAATTCCTACTCAACATGCATTGGTGTTTGGTAGTTCTGTTCAAATACCAACTCTTTTTAAAGTAAATGATGCTAATCCATTGCCAAATAGTGCAAATAGTGATATTATTAAACACTGGTTTATACCTAAAAATAATTTTGTAGAATGA
- a CDS encoding ATP-binding protein, translating into MENLKELVERLNLSDECTDLEAKRASEIGKSVLETVCAFSNEPGLGGGYLLLGVEREDEVTSLFPSYIVSGIPQENLDKIQADLANQCAENFNIPIRPQITVEKTTADKYAIVVFVPELSPEQKPLFLKHKGLPQGAYRRIGSADHKCTEDDLVIFYQGNETLDKSIIKDADLDDVSEEAISLYRRFRKNVNPSAEELTYDDNDLLKALNAIRKSNGIFQVTYTGLLCFGSRMALRRLLPMVRVDYIRVSTNKWIEDADKRFDATLDMRGSLLELVQRIISTISDDLPKGFVLNDNNIQAKNIGLPMRVLREAVVNALIHRSYRENSPIQIIRYPNRIEIINPGFSLKTEDQLGEPGSVNRNPFISAIFHETNLAETKGSGIRTMRSLMEKVDMMPPTFESSRENNTFTVRLLLHHLLNEEDIHWLNSFSNFDLNDNQKRILIFVREVNAIDNSTARQINGSDILTANADLRKLRELDLLNQKGKSKFTYYTTSELLKSYISNEEEILSALPLDLSALPPALSALPLEDDIPSELKQLIESLGKRTNDKEKITDVILRLCAHKPMKSKTIAQVLGKSEKYIFREFLKLLLDEKKLNYTIPDMINHPNQAYITIVKTDEKAE; encoded by the coding sequence ATGGAAAACTTAAAAGAATTAGTAGAACGATTAAACTTATCGGATGAATGCACCGATTTGGAAGCAAAACGAGCTTCCGAAATAGGTAAATCAGTGCTGGAAACCGTTTGTGCTTTTAGCAACGAACCAGGTCTTGGTGGTGGTTATTTGCTATTAGGGGTTGAAAGAGAAGATGAGGTTACAAGCTTGTTTCCAAGCTATATTGTTTCTGGAATCCCTCAAGAAAATCTTGATAAGATACAGGCCGATTTAGCCAATCAGTGTGCCGAAAACTTTAATATTCCTATTCGACCTCAAATCACAGTTGAAAAAACGACTGCAGATAAATATGCGATTGTAGTTTTTGTTCCCGAACTAAGTCCGGAACAAAAACCGCTGTTTCTTAAACACAAAGGCTTGCCACAAGGAGCTTATCGACGTATTGGTTCTGCAGACCACAAATGCACTGAAGATGATTTGGTGATTTTTTACCAAGGAAACGAAACCTTGGATAAATCCATTATTAAAGATGCCGATTTGGATGATGTGTCGGAGGAAGCGATTTCCCTTTATAGACGATTCAGAAAAAATGTCAATCCTTCTGCGGAGGAACTTACCTATGATGATAATGATTTGTTGAAAGCGTTAAACGCAATCCGAAAAAGCAACGGAATCTTTCAGGTTACCTATACCGGATTATTATGCTTTGGATCAAGAATGGCACTCCGTAGATTGTTGCCTATGGTAAGAGTCGATTACATTCGTGTAAGCACCAACAAATGGATTGAAGACGCAGACAAGCGTTTTGATGCAACGCTCGATATGAGAGGTTCCCTTTTGGAATTGGTGCAACGTATTATTTCAACAATTTCAGATGATTTACCCAAAGGTTTTGTACTAAACGACAATAACATTCAGGCCAAAAATATAGGGTTGCCAATGCGTGTTTTACGTGAAGCCGTGGTGAATGCGCTAATCCATCGTTCATACAGAGAAAATAGCCCTATACAGATTATTCGATATCCAAACAGAATTGAGATTATAAATCCGGGGTTTTCATTAAAAACCGAAGACCAATTGGGCGAACCGGGTTCTGTAAATAGAAACCCTTTTATATCCGCAATTTTCCACGAAACCAACTTAGCTGAAACCAAAGGAAGTGGTATTCGTACTATGAGAAGCTTGATGGAAAAAGTCGATATGATGCCTCCTACTTTTGAAAGCAGTAGAGAAAACAACACTTTTACGGTAAGGCTCTTATTGCACCACCTGCTAAATGAAGAAGATATTCATTGGTTAAATAGCTTCAGTAATTTCGATTTGAATGATAATCAAAAACGAATTTTGATTTTCGTTCGGGAAGTAAATGCAATCGATAATTCAACTGCCAGACAAATCAATGGTTCCGATATTCTTACGGCAAATGCCGATTTAAGAAAATTAAGGGAATTGGATTTATTGAATCAAAAAGGCAAAAGTAAATTCACATATTACACCACTTCGGAACTTCTGAAATCCTATATTTCCAACGAAGAGGAAATCCTTAGTGCACTACCTCTAGACCTTAGTGCACTACCTCCTGCTCTTAGTGCACTACCCCTCGAGGATGACATTCCTAGTGAATTAAAACAACTGATCGAATCATTAGGAAAAAGAACCAACGATAAGGAAAAAATAACAGATGTTATTCTGCGTTTATGTGCACATAAACCCATGAAAAGTAAAACAATAGCGCAAGTTTTGGGGAAATCTGAAAAATATATTTTTAGGGAATTTTTAAAACTGTTATTAGATGAAAAAAAATTAAATTATACCATTCCAGATATGATTAATCATCCCAATCAGGCTTATATAACAATTGTAAAAACAGACGAAAAAGCAGAATAA